A single region of the Gemmata palustris genome encodes:
- a CDS encoding alpha/beta fold hydrolase has translation MSQNAPEAARVPIVLLSGMAADERLFGPQLAQFPGLRIQPWVEPRHGESLRNYAARMAQLIEPDTPCLIGGASFGGIVALEVSVHLRTLGCVLIGSIRSPIELPLRWRMLWPLTLLGPDWLAVFTRLASQFGKRFLPGGTVRRLHRLSQPEAAFVRWAMCAVTQWRSRPATRRVRVFQIHGANDRTLPVALTRPDVVVPAGGHALTLFSAAAVNAFLSDVARQVTPSQSVGPIEN, from the coding sequence GCCCGAAGCAGCCCGCGTGCCCATCGTACTGCTTTCGGGCATGGCCGCAGACGAACGGCTGTTCGGGCCGCAACTCGCTCAGTTCCCCGGACTGCGTATTCAGCCGTGGGTCGAACCGCGGCACGGCGAATCACTCCGCAATTATGCCGCACGAATGGCGCAATTGATCGAACCGGATACGCCGTGCCTCATCGGTGGGGCGTCGTTCGGTGGCATCGTCGCACTGGAAGTGTCCGTACACCTCCGCACGCTGGGGTGCGTTTTAATCGGGAGCATCCGCTCCCCGATCGAACTCCCACTCCGGTGGCGCATGTTGTGGCCACTGACGCTTCTCGGCCCCGATTGGCTCGCGGTGTTCACTCGACTCGCATCGCAATTCGGGAAACGATTTTTGCCCGGCGGTACGGTGCGCCGGCTGCACCGATTGTCGCAGCCCGAAGCCGCGTTCGTCCGGTGGGCGATGTGCGCGGTGACACAGTGGCGCTCGCGGCCCGCAACGAGGCGCGTTCGCGTGTTCCAGATTCACGGCGCCAACGACCGGACGCTACCCGTCGCGCTCACGCGACCGGATGTCGTCGTGCCGGCCGGCGGACACGCACTGACACTGTTCAGCGCGGCAGCGGTCAATGCGTTCCTATCGGACGTGGCCCGTCAAGTCACACCGAGTCAGTCAGTTGGTCCAATCGAGAATTGA